CACAGCCTAGTTGTAGCGTAACCAATATTCAATTGGAGATTCCAGTGATGGATTTATCAAAACGAGTCCCCACGCGTGTCTCCAAGCAGAATACAACGGCTCTGAAATAGTTGAACACACACtggtaggctattgcttcaaatatATTGTAACAATTGGATGACTTTTGGAGTTTCAGTAAGCAACAATTTGATGCCTGTATTTGCATTAGTCCACTTTATTTCAATATTTTCATCAGTGATATTCATCCCGCAGTAATTCTTTATTGATCCATCCAGTTGTGGTTAAGAAAACAGTGCATGTGGTGGGCTATGCAAAGAGATGGGTGAAGTGACATGCCTTGCAAAGTTTAGAACTGGTAGGAATACAGTAGTAACGGGCGCTGCCTAGCAACCATCAAGAGCGTAGTGCGTGCCAATTTTGCCGCGGCATTACGACTCCATTTCATACTAAGCCATAGGCAGAACTTTACTACAATCATGACTTGGTCGGTTGGCGGCAATACCTTTAATTTATAAATAGATGTCAGGATGTTGAAGATAGTGGGAAAACCTCTTGGTTTGAAAGGTCTTTGAAAGGTCACTATAATCTGTATACTGATTTACATTCTACACTTTGTGTCATTTAGAGCAGGGGTCTTCAAACATTTCTTGCCCAGAGACCCCTATCCAGGCAAACTAGCTACCCAGGGATCCCTGCCCAGGCAAACCAGCTACTCAGGGAACCCAATCATTTAGAGCAGGGGTCTTCAAACATTTCTTGCCCTGAGACCCCTATCCAGGCAAACTAGCTACCCAGGGATCCCTGCCCAGGCAAACCAGCTACTCAGGGAACCCAATCATTTAGAGCAGGGGTCTTCAAACATTTCTTGCCCAGAGACCCCTATCCAGGCAAACTAGCTACCCAGGGATCCCTGCCCAGGCAAACCAGCTACTCAGGGAACCCAATCATTTAGAGCAGGGGTCTTCAAACATTTCTTGCCCAGAGACCCCCATCCAGGAAAACTAGCTACCCAGGGATCCCTGCCCAGGCAATCCTGTATGTATTGCCTTCTCACCAGATGAATGATAATGGAAAGGAGAAGTAATcaacatttaaaaatgtatagATTTGGTAAATAGCTTTTCATTATTTTGACGCAAAGAGGAAGTATAAACTCTAACATAGCCTATTGGCTAGAAAGGAAACTCCAAATATATTTTTGCTAAGAGCAGCTGTTtagctggttaaacaaaggttagtCGTGTTGGCAAAAATGTATGTTCAAGTGAAGAAAGCTTACCAAAAGCCAGCTGCACTCATgtccacctaatcatccccagcttccaattcattcatcctcctctcccctgtaactattccccagaccattgctgtaaatgagaatgtgttctcagtcaacttacctggtaaaataagggtaaaataaatacataaaaataaTAATTGCTGCGACTGGTTATTGCGGGTGCTTTTTCAAAGCCTATGTTAGTGTAATTAGCTTCAATGAGTGTCATTTACTCAATATTGGGAGTTGAGAAATGAAGTGGAAATAATATCTCTCCTCTTTTCTACTCTAGGTATGTCATTCTGTTGCTATCCATATTCATAAAATATATATGCAGTAAATCATACCCCTGATTGAGAGCAAAACCATTTTCACACTACTGGAGGTTGCCCTTACCCAATGAATGaatctctctctttacccttctcccaccctccctcccctctcctgttccctctcccccctctcccaggTTGAGAAGATCCGCCAGCTGAAAGCCAAGTCTCTGTACCTGCAGGTAGAGAAGCtgcatcagaacctgaccaagcTGGACAGCACCATTGCAGCCGTCACTCAGGTATGGAAGAAGTTGCATGTCCCCCTACAGGGGGGGACGCAAGGCGAACAAGTTTTAAATACAATGTCCAAAGGCATTAAAGTCATTATATGGTGTCTGTGTCTTCTCACTTCATAACTTAACATCAGGTGCTCGACGAGGGCCGTCACCTGGACGTGCTGCTGGCCAGAGAGCGCATGCTGACCCAGATCCAGGAGCTCAAGTCTCTCAGAGGCCTGCTGCAGCCACAGGAAGACGACAGGTTCATGTTCATGCCTCCAGACCAGGTAAATAACCGCATTATGTTAGAGATATGTGGGCTCTCTGTGCACTCTGAGCCAATGTTATTGACTGTTACAGTAATAGTACAACACTGCTGCCAAATTTCTGGTCTCTTTGGACTAATGAAATTATTGACTTGTCTGCCAATTTCTTGTACATCATTTTTCTGTATCCACTCGTCCATATTATTGATATGATATCATTATTATCTCTCCCaggccctgtacatagccatccagTCCATGGGGCTGATCAGTAGCGGAGCGTTCGCTACCGTCACCAAAGCTCATGGAGAGGGCCTAAAGACCGCACTCCGTGGCAAGCCTGCCTCCTTCACCGTGATTGGCTACGACCATGACGGGGAGCCCCGCCTCTCGGGCGGTGACGCGGTGTCAGCAGTAGTGATGGCAGCAGTGGATGGTAACCTGTCGGCTGCCGAGGTGTGTGACCACCTGAACGGGTCATACACAGTCAGCTATCTGCCCAAAGCAGAGGGAGAATATCTGGTGTCAGTTCTGGTCTGTAACCAGCACATCATGGGTAGCCCCTTTAAGGTAAAATGTATATTATTGTTTTAGTTACAACAACcaactaatatatatataaccatcttaagccagtggttcccaaacattGGGGCGTGCCTTTTTTTTTAAGGAACTCATTCCGTCTttcaacttactcttgaaagttgtaatagtagaatgcacaacaGTCATTTTCTAAATTGGGcagtgcatcatcagttcctcttgtcatgtcagaCCTCAGAGAGgcatttataacttgtcagaaatgtccagatcaaatAGCCCATTTCAGCTAACATTTTTTAGTTAGGTTTTTTAACACATATATTTTGTAGTAATATTTGAGTctctcaaatatcacatgaatacacattagacatggcaaaatgtatcaAATTGCAAGATGCAAGAAAATGCAACATTTTCTCTGCACCCCATcataaaatgtgtagaattgcaggaaaaaaGCATTAAACCTGCATAAGGTCCTCTctgccaacaagaggggtgtgaaccgTATGTATCATGAACCGTGCTTGTTCTCATAGAAATAGACGTGGCTCATGTGCGCGCACACAGGGGGGGCTGgtatgttccccaatgctgggaGTTGGGCCTGAGTGAAAAACTTGGGGAACCCCTGTCTTAAGCAACAATAGAATAATTCAACTTTAACATTGCAGAaggtaatgtagaatgttaagTTAGAATGTTAACATTCTCCCTGCCTGTGTTCTAAGGTGCTAGTGAAGTCTGGGCGGAGCTATGGCGCCCTGGGGTCCCCGGTGTCTGCATTCGGtggtgagggggagggggaggggcagcTGTGTCGCCCCTGGGGGATCAGCGTGGACAAGGAGGGATACGTGGTGGTGGCCGACCGCAGTAACAACCGCGTACAGGTGGGTTTCATTCATTTCATGTCGTGGATTGGTTTGGTGTCAGCTGTAATCCTAAGGAGAAATGTTGTTTCTATAGTGAGAGCTGAAGGATTGCGTGTACAGTGGCAACCTAATATcaagtaaaacaaaaaaaatgtcctTCTGCTACTACTCCTATCGTCCAGATCTTTAAGCCGTGCGGTGCCTTCTACCACAAGTTTGGCTCCCTGGGTTCTCGCCCCGGTCAGTTTGACCGTCCAGCGGGCGTGGCATGCGACAGCCAACGCCGGATCATCGTGGCGGACAAAGACAACCACCGCGTGCAGGTGTTCACTTTCGACGGGCAGTTCATGCTCAAGTTCGGCGAGAAGGGCACTAAGGTAGAAACTCTCAATCAAATAaaatccaaatcaaatgttatttgccacatacacatgtttagcagatgtcattgtgggtgtagcgaaatgcttgtgtttctagctccaacagtgcagtaatatctaacaatacacacaatctaaagtaaaggaatggaattaaggatatataaatatttggacgagcaatatcaaagcggcatagactaagacaTGAGAATAGGAtacaatactgtatatacatatgagatgagtaatacaaaatatgtaaacattattaaagtgactagtgttccgttattaaagtgtatatagggcagcagcctctaatgtgctagtgatggctatttaacagtctgatggccttgagatataagctgtttttaaGTCTctcgtggctcgggtggttgttgtccttgattatctttttggcctttctgCGACATCggggctgtaggtgtcctggaggtcaGGTAGCttacccccggtgatgcgttgggcaaaCCGCacagggcggtgcagttgccgtaccaggcggtgatacagcccgataaGATGCTCTCAAttttgcatctgtaaaagtttgtgaaggttttaggtgccaagccagatttcttcagcctcctgaggttgaagaggtgctgttgcgccttcttcactacactgtctgtgtgggtggaccatttccggttgtcagtgatgtgtacgccgaggaacttgaatctttccaccttctccactgcggtcccgtcaatgtggatgggggtgctccctctgctgtttcctcaaGTCCATGATCAGCTTCTTAGTTTTATTGACGttgggtgagaggttattttcctggcaccacactcccagggccctcacctccctgtaggctgtgttGTCATTGTTGGTAAACAGGCCTAAttgttggaggcatgcatggccacgcagtcatgggtgaacagggagtaaaggagggggctgagcacgcatccttgtggggccccagtgatgAGGATCTGGGAAGTGGacgtgttgtttcctaccttctccacctggggcggcccgtcaggaagtccaggacccagttgcacagggcggggttcagacccagcgcctcgagcttaatgatgagcttggagggtactatggtgttgaatgccgagatatagtcagtgaacagcattcttacacatgtattcctcttgtccagatgggatagggaaatcagtctctctctctctctctctctcacacacacacacacacacacacacacacacacacacacacacacacacacacacacacacacacacacacacacacacacacacacacacacacacacacacacacacacacacacacactcttacttacagtatatacacacaaactTTTAGAGCTTAACtaataatgatattctactctactctattgtaGAACGGGCAGTTCAACTACCCCTGGGATGTGGCGGTGAATTCTGCAGGGAAGATACTGGTCTCTGACACCAGGAACCACCGTGTCCAGCTCTTTGGCCCTGATGGGTCCTTCATCAACAAGTACGGCTTTGAAGGCGCTCTGTGGAAACACTTTGACTCACCGCGCGGCGTCGCCTTCAACCACGAGGACCACCTGGTCGTCACCGACTTCAACAACCATCGTCTGCTGGTGATCCGGCCGGACTGCCAGTCTGCCCGGTTCTTGGGCTCAGAGGGAACCGGTAACGGGCAGTTTCTGCGTCCGCAGGGCGTGGCTGTGGACCAGGAGAACCGGATCATCGTGGCTGACTCGAGGAACCACCGGGTGCAGGTATTCGAGCCCAACGGGAACTTCTTATGTAAATTTGGTATGCAAGGGAGTGGCTTTGGACAGATGGACCGCCCCTCCGGTGTTGCCGTGACGCCTGACGGAGTCATCGTGGTCGTCGATTTTGGAAACAACCGCATCCTCAAGTTTTGAAGAGTTCTAATAACTTTTTGCTTTCTTTCGTTCTTTTTCTCGCTTTTTTTGCTCTCTGTTTCTCAGTTTGGGAGAGGAAATAAAAGAGAGGAGGaatcaacagacagacacacagagaggacagtttaaacagagagatgaacagagcagACGGAAATACTTTATTACGAAATTAAGGGAAAA
This window of the Oncorhynchus keta strain PuntledgeMale-10-30-2019 chromosome 20, Oket_V2, whole genome shotgun sequence genome carries:
- the LOC118399543 gene encoding E3 ubiquitin-protein ligase TRIM71-like, coding for MASYSDSDLQTCPLCKELCGSSSTPISSNSSTSSSSSHSSSSSFSSRRLHVLPCLHAFCRQCLEGQRSPGDPLKLSCPTCNQKVSISEAGVDSLPSSNFLFNNLLDVVVSSEEQLQLAQNINGHHRGVSGGSIPGFHHPHGGLLRPHRLGEPTCSSCDEGNPAGSHCLDCQEYLCDNCVRAHQRVRLTKDHLIERLAESLHQHQAGRGKIIPIGGGGEGGGGVGISLAQSFHYNFSLLPLFQDRMSFCQNHDNEVFLFFCETCSVPICRECSVGRHVGHSFVYLQDAVQDSRAITIQLLADAQQGRQAVQLSMEKAQAIVEQVEIKAKLVQTEVKNIILRHKKALEERECQLLWRVEKIRQLKAKSLYLQVEKLHQNLTKLDSTIAAVTQVLDEGRHLDVLLARERMLTQIQELKSLRGLLQPQEDDRFMFMPPDQALYIAIQSMGLISSGAFATVTKAHGEGLKTALRGKPASFTVIGYDHDGEPRLSGGDAVSAVVMAAVDGNLSAAEVCDHLNGSYTVSYLPKAEGEYLVSVLVCNQHIMGSPFKVLVKSGRSYGALGSPVSAFGGEGEGEGQLCRPWGISVDKEGYVVVADRSNNRVQIFKPCGAFYHKFGSLGSRPGQFDRPAGVACDSQRRIIVADKDNHRVQVFTFDGQFMLKFGEKGTKNGQFNYPWDVAVNSAGKILVSDTRNHRVQLFGPDGSFINKYGFEGALWKHFDSPRGVAFNHEDHLVVTDFNNHRLLVIRPDCQSARFLGSEGTGNGQFLRPQGVAVDQENRIIVADSRNHRVQVFEPNGNFLCKFGMQGSGFGQMDRPSGVAVTPDGVIVVVDFGNNRILKF